One window of Mesoplasma syrphidae genomic DNA carries:
- a CDS encoding lipoprotein, producing the protein MKKLLTILGAVTLTATAGLSVVACGTTEPKVPPSVAEVVKEYENELNKIWSGVYNANAHKFVRQIGEGGDKENYQLFNLNYLESEYGNRKEGSFNLHDDQKNIEMFSNDLSKLFPKEQFESMIQDNIATGENAIKYRNIYMGSPQSTLGEFKISTDKGFVLTKTAYVEGEKNEKLYSIQSTITKDMYHKDSEGQKVLFQTMEIPMNIIIGKDGPTISLIEKIVSNLPKRLFSEKGSQFASSIIKQTDSAFKTYDDELQLKLANYINSEVFKNTIDKEVADLNNNESIYKLEFGTKISEESQVAMTSTMLRNDNKRAVQTKRMFDLQRNPLANSLILKKADTKVLEEKDASMMLQEIIKDLDKSVSLHDQDLTNFLGLYVQDQKAKEKMIQQTHSFGNFRLNNINLEMNNSGKTIELPTMVIPWTYRNDKYNDLNKKDLWLNSLYNSLKVINEKVMATRADYYNNKENEEVVEKGMFAVSEKTLSEIRNSFSIEWSEILERTEKDRNSSFSENVYTPKMPKIFKVRDNVTWVDLARSGKNYITDESSFDFSSFSAKIETVLGIDKNLGNVGSHASGATLESQGSKYSKNPIKNNKAFYRVGDSQSYSNVSSSYIFNIGLINFRMYLPLDLGKAFDTLSATKNDNWDGKQYFDLSNDKSLFTKTEADFDWNAVNPYAVLESSSWLNSILPVLFQLR; encoded by the coding sequence ATGAAAAAACTATTAACAATATTAGGAGCAGTTACTTTAACAGCAACTGCAGGATTATCAGTGGTTGCTTGTGGAACAACAGAACCCAAAGTACCACCAAGTGTAGCAGAAGTTGTTAAGGAATATGAAAATGAGCTAAATAAAATTTGAAGTGGTGTTTATAATGCCAATGCGCATAAATTTGTTAGACAAATTGGAGAAGGTGGAGATAAAGAAAACTATCAGCTTTTTAATTTAAATTATTTAGAGAGTGAATATGGAAATCGTAAAGAGGGTTCTTTTAATCTACATGATGACCAAAAAAATATTGAAATGTTTTCTAATGATTTGAGCAAGTTATTTCCAAAAGAGCAATTTGAAAGTATGATCCAAGATAATATTGCAACAGGTGAAAATGCTATTAAGTATAGAAACATTTATATGGGTTCACCTCAAAGTACACTTGGAGAATTTAAAATTTCTACAGACAAAGGCTTTGTTCTCACAAAAACTGCATATGTAGAGGGAGAAAAAAACGAAAAGTTATACTCAATTCAATCAACTATTACTAAAGATATGTATCATAAAGACTCTGAAGGACAAAAAGTTTTATTTCAAACAATGGAAATTCCAATGAATATTATTATCGGAAAAGATGGGCCGACTATTTCGTTAATAGAGAAAATAGTAAGCAATTTGCCCAAAAGATTATTTTCAGAAAAAGGATCACAATTTGCCTCATCAATTATTAAACAAACTGATTCAGCTTTTAAAACATACGATGATGAGCTGCAACTAAAATTGGCAAACTACATTAATTCAGAAGTGTTTAAAAATACTATTGATAAAGAAGTCGCCGACCTTAATAATAACGAAAGCATTTATAAGCTTGAATTTGGTACTAAAATTTCAGAAGAAAGTCAGGTAGCTATGACTTCTACAATGCTTAGAAATGATAATAAAAGAGCAGTTCAAACAAAACGTATGTTCGATTTACAAAGAAATCCTTTAGCTAACAGCTTAATTTTGAAAAAAGCTGACACAAAAGTTTTAGAAGAAAAAGATGCTTCTATGATGCTTCAAGAAATCATTAAAGACTTAGATAAGAGTGTTAGCTTACATGATCAAGATTTGACAAACTTTTTAGGGTTATATGTTCAAGATCAAAAAGCTAAAGAAAAAATGATTCAACAAACTCATAGTTTTGGAAACTTTAGATTAAATAATATTAATTTAGAAATGAATAATAGTGGAAAAACTATTGAACTACCAACAATGGTGATTCCATGAACATATAGAAATGATAAGTACAATGATTTAAATAAAAAGGATCTTTGACTAAATTCACTATATAATTCTTTGAAAGTTATAAATGAAAAAGTTATGGCAACTAGAGCTGATTATTATAATAATAAGGAAAACGAAGAAGTTGTTGAAAAGGGTATGTTTGCTGTTTCTGAAAAAACCCTATCTGAAATAAGAAATTCATTTTCTATTGAGTGAAGTGAAATACTGGAACGAACTGAAAAAGATAGAAATTCATCATTTTCAGAAAATGTGTATACCCCTAAAATGCCTAAAATTTTTAAGGTTAGAGATAATGTTACTTGGGTGGACCTTGCAAGAAGTGGGAAAAATTATATAACTGATGAAAGTAGTTTTGACTTCAGCAGTTTTTCAGCAAAAATTGAAACAGTTTTAGGAATTGACAAAAACTTAGGGAACGTTGGAAGTCATGCTTCGGGTGCGACATTAGAAAGCCAAGGAAGTAAGTATTCTAAAAATCCAATTAAAAATAATAAAGCTTTTTACCGTGTAGGAGATTCTCAATCGTATTCTAATGTTAGTTCTTCTTATATTTTTAATATAGGATTAATTAATTTTAGAATGTATTTGCCCCTTGATCTAGGAAAAGCTTTTGACACTTTATCTGCTACAAAGAATGACAATTGAGATGGAAAACAATATTTTGATTTAAGCAATGACAAAAGCTTATTTACAAAAACAGAAGCCGATTTTGATTGAAATGCTGTCAATCCATATGCCGTTCTTGAATCAAGTAGTTGATTAAATAGTATTCTTCCAGTTCTTTTTCAGCTTAGATAA
- a CDS encoding lipoprotein: protein MKKLLTILGAVTLTATAGLSVVACGTTEPKVPPSVAEVVKEYENELNKIWSGVYNANAHKFVRQIGEGGDKENYQLFNLNYLESEYGNRKEGSFNLHDDQKNIEMFSNDLSKLFPKEQFESMIQDNIATGENAIKYRNIYMGSPQSTLGEFKISTDKGFVLTKTAYVEGEKNEKLYSIQSTITKDMYHKDSEGQKVLFQTMEIPMNIIIGKDGPTISLIDKIVSNLPKRLFSEKGSQFASSIIKQTDSAFKTYDDELQLKLANYINSEVFKNTIDKEVADLNNNESIYKLEFGTKISEESQVAMTSTMLRNDNKRAVQTKRMFDLQRNPLANSLILKKADTKALEEKDASMMLQEIIKGLDDSVSLHDQDLTNFLGLYVQDQKAKEKMIQQTHSFGNFRLNNINLEMNNSEQTIELPTMVIPWTYRNDKYNDLNKKDLWLNSLYNSLKVINEKVMATRADYYNNNENEEVVQKGMFAVSEKTLSEIRNSFSIEWSEILERTEKNINSSFREDVYTPKMPKIFKVRDNVTWVDLARSGKNYITDESSFDFSSFSAKIETVLGVDKNLGNVGSHASGARLSSQGSKYSKNPIKNNKAFYHVGDSQSFSNVSSSYIFNIGLINFRMYLPLDLGKAFDTLSATKNDNWDGKQYFDLSNDKSLFTKTEADFDWNATNPYAALDTSSWLRSINPVLFQLR, encoded by the coding sequence ATGAAAAAACTATTAACAATATTAGGAGCAGTTACTTTAACAGCAACTGCAGGATTATCAGTGGTTGCTTGTGGAACAACAGAACCCAAAGTACCACCAAGTGTAGCAGAAGTTGTTAAGGAATATGAAAATGAGCTAAATAAAATTTGAAGTGGTGTTTATAATGCCAATGCGCATAAATTTGTTAGACAAATTGGAGAAGGTGGAGATAAAGAAAACTATCAGCTTTTTAATTTAAATTATTTAGAGAGTGAATATGGAAATCGTAAAGAGGGTTCTTTTAATCTACATGATGACCAAAAAAATATTGAAATGTTTTCTAATGATTTGAGCAAGTTATTTCCAAAAGAGCAATTTGAAAGTATGATCCAAGATAATATTGCAACAGGTGAAAATGCTATTAAGTATAGAAATATTTATATGGGTTCACCTCAAAGTACACTTGGAGAATTTAAAATTTCTACAGACAAAGGCTTTGTTCTCACAAAAACTGCATATGTAGAGGGAGAAAAAAACGAAAAGTTATACTCAATTCAATCAACTATTACTAAAGACATGTATCATAAAGATTCTGAAGGACAAAAAGTTTTATTTCAAACAATGGAAATTCCAATGAATATTATTATCGGAAAAGATGGACCGACTATTTCGTTAATTGACAAAATAGTAAGCAATTTGCCCAAAAGATTATTTTCAGAAAAAGGATCACAATTTGCCTCATCAATTATTAAACAAACTGATTCAGCTTTTAAAACATACGATGATGAGTTGCAATTAAAATTAGCAAACTACATTAATTCAGAAGTGTTTAAAAATACTATTGATAAAGAAGTCGCTGACCTTAATAATAACGAAAGCATTTATAAGCTTGAATTTGGTACTAAAATTTCAGAAGAAAGTCAGGTAGCTATGACTTCTACAATGCTTAGAAATGATAATAAAAGAGCAGTTCAAACAAAACGTATGTTCGATTTACAAAGAAATCCTTTAGCTAACAGTTTAATTTTGAAAAAAGCTGACACAAAAGCTTTAGAAGAAAAAGATGCTTCTATGATGCTTCAAGAAATCATTAAGGGCTTAGATGATAGTGTTAGTTTACATGATCAAGATTTGACAAACTTTTTAGGGTTATATGTTCAAGATCAAAAAGCTAAAGAAAAAATGATTCAACAAACTCATAGTTTTGGAAACTTTAGATTAAATAATATTAATTTAGAAATGAATAATAGTGAACAAACTATTGAACTACCAACAATGGTAATTCCATGAACATATAGAAATGATAAGTACAATGATTTAAATAAAAAAGATCTTTGACTAAATTCACTATATAATTCTTTGAAAGTTATAAATGAAAAAGTTATGGCAACTAGAGCTGATTATTATAATAATAATGAAAACGAAGAAGTTGTTCAAAAGGGTATGTTTGCTGTTTCTGAAAAAACCCTATCTGAAATAAGAAATTCATTTTCTATTGAGTGAAGTGAAATATTGGAACGAACTGAAAAAAATATAAACTCATCATTTCGAGAAGATGTTTATACCCCTAAAATGCCTAAAATTTTTAAGGTTAGAGATAATGTTACTTGGGTGGACCTTGCAAGAAGTGGGAAAAATTATATAACTGATGAAAGTAGTTTTGACTTCAGCAGTTTTTCAGCAAAAATTGAAACAGTTTTAGGAGTTGACAAAAACTTAGGGAACGTTGGAAGTCATGCTTCGGGTGCGAGATTATCAAGCCAAGGAAGTAAGTATTCTAAAAATCCAATTAAAAATAATAAAGCTTTTTACCATGTAGGAGATTCTCAATCGTTTTCTAATGTTAGTTCTTCTTATATTTTTAATATAGGATTAATTAATTTTAGAATGTATTTGCCCCTTGATCTAGGAAAAGCTTTTGACACTTTATCTGCTACAAAGAATGACAATTGAGATGGAAAACAATATTTTGATTTAAGCAATGACAAAAGCTTATTTACAAAAACAGAAGCCGATTTTGATTGAAATGCTACCAATCCATATGCTGCTCTTGACACAAGTAGTTGATTAAGAAGTATTAATCCAGTTCTTTTTCAGCTTAGATAA
- a CDS encoding lipoprotein: MKKLLSILGVIGLTATTTLSVVACNSKKEDENGPWVPDAAVEGIAKISNQRLTTNSIKKISIVSTNGAPFRNGAKIVSSHPEIAEAGINETNKSEITLRGNQVLGTTKIIVSYPGVRNVEFDVEVVAQTTPYIEPIQDVTIIKGKEANKTVAVSVANKTSGTNIAVKTEAPQYGQNEYPQKEPVTTAKVVGDQIVFTLKNNSVGQDNVTVSYGSAKPIKFKVSVYEESYIENPPGKDKSAFATWGEANPNRTSKNVKKENWNGKTYFAPYIDAALYAGDNMKEILAQNMNLDHITLAFAAQDGSQTDKLDISFAGVAKKDPIPEGPYWWYLNKKLVPDILKPIADAGVFKNTKISYGGYNAGAEPEKYLPWVLANKLNPKNAQKAQKDLENAFVNFQKETAALVNQPMSKSIDFDIEGEAQLDIYNKDTRLLAKTLAGMVKKDHDWDFSLTVAVLPTGLVSGPNKGQQVLDSFIEEYKNAQVPLEFLPKVNPMVMDYGNAIYDEAIANGKTNADLAIMAMESTKDQLKASILKYYQEQITDEQAYSLMGSTPMIGVNDTEHGIFTLEDAKELYSWAQVNNLSYLSMWSMNDDRGLSYPIIKDPSNQNQGFLGGQQANKSQTSHGLLYLNEYDFTKVLTGDWKYV; the protein is encoded by the coding sequence ATGAAAAAACTGTTGTCAATACTAGGAGTTATAGGACTGACCGCAACAACAACATTATCTGTTGTTGCTTGTAATTCTAAAAAAGAGGATGAAAATGGCCCATGAGTGCCCGATGCAGCAGTTGAAGGAATTGCTAAAATAAGTAATCAAAGGCTAACTACAAATAGCATTAAAAAAATAAGCATAGTATCAACAAACGGGGCCCCATTTAGAAATGGTGCAAAAATTGTTTCAAGTCATCCTGAAATTGCCGAAGCAGGAATTAATGAAACTAATAAAAGTGAAATAACTTTGAGAGGTAATCAAGTTCTTGGAACTACTAAAATTATTGTTTCATATCCAGGAGTTCGAAACGTTGAGTTTGATGTTGAAGTAGTTGCTCAAACAACTCCATATATTGAACCGATACAAGATGTCACAATTATTAAAGGAAAAGAAGCAAATAAAACAGTTGCAGTTTCTGTTGCAAACAAAACATCTGGAACAAATATTGCTGTCAAAACTGAAGCCCCTCAATATGGGCAAAATGAGTATCCTCAAAAAGAACCGGTTACAACAGCTAAAGTTGTTGGTGATCAAATTGTCTTTACTTTAAAAAATAATTCAGTTGGACAAGACAATGTGACTGTTAGTTATGGAAGTGCCAAACCAATTAAATTTAAAGTTAGTGTTTATGAAGAAAGCTATATTGAAAATCCCCCTGGAAAAGACAAAAGTGCCTTTGCAACTTGAGGAGAAGCTAATCCAAACCGTACTAGTAAAAACGTTAAAAAAGAAAATTGAAATGGAAAAACTTATTTTGCGCCTTACATTGACGCAGCCTTATATGCTGGAGATAACATGAAAGAAATTTTGGCACAAAATATGAATCTTGACCATATAACTTTAGCATTTGCTGCTCAAGATGGAAGTCAAACAGATAAATTGGATATTTCTTTTGCTGGAGTTGCTAAAAAAGACCCAATTCCTGAAGGACCATACTGATGATATTTAAACAAAAAATTAGTACCTGATATTTTGAAACCAATTGCTGATGCAGGAGTTTTTAAGAACACTAAAATTTCTTATGGTGGTTATAATGCTGGTGCCGAGCCAGAAAAATATTTGCCATGAGTTTTGGCAAATAAATTAAATCCTAAAAATGCTCAAAAAGCCCAAAAGGATTTGGAAAATGCATTTGTAAACTTTCAAAAAGAAACTGCAGCATTAGTTAATCAACCAATGAGTAAATCTATTGACTTTGATATTGAAGGTGAAGCGCAATTAGATATTTATAACAAAGATACTAGATTATTGGCAAAAACATTGGCCGGAATGGTTAAAAAAGATCATGATTGAGACTTTTCATTGACAGTTGCAGTTTTACCTACTGGACTTGTAAGTGGTCCCAATAAAGGACAACAAGTACTTGATTCATTTATTGAAGAGTACAAAAATGCTCAAGTGCCATTAGAATTTTTACCAAAAGTTAATCCAATGGTCATGGATTATGGAAATGCTATTTATGATGAAGCTATAGCTAATGGTAAAACAAATGCCGATTTAGCTATTATGGCTATGGAAAGCACAAAAGACCAACTTAAGGCATCAATATTAAAATATTATCAAGAGCAAATAACTGATGAGCAAGCCTATAGTTTGATGGGTTCAACACCAATGATTGGAGTTAACGATACAGAACACGGAATTTTTACTTTAGAAGATGCTAAAGAATTGTATAGTTGAGCTCAAGTGAATAACTTATCATACTTATCAATGTGATCTATGAACGATGACCGTGGTTTAAGTTATCCAATTATTAAAGATCCAAGTAACCAAAATCAAGGTTTTCTTGGGGGACAGCAAGCCAATAAATCGCAAACATCGCATGGTTTATTGTATCTAAATGAATATGACTTTACAAAAGTATTAACTGGTGATTGAAAGTATGTTTAA
- a CDS encoding ATP-binding cassette domain-containing protein has product MSDKTLLLPAEQSSDDIIRFTNYFKKFNYKERIGPLNFGIKKNKVTILIGRSGSGKSVILNSIMGSYARYKGTIDINGYRRKSISGYKINSEIGFYTQMDFITYDIKLITYLNQISKVMGLSKKYAEEQIDKLLELFQLKEHSDKKLKDFSWGMKNRLNLIISLLKDPNLIILDEPGANLDSVWRKKIKEILLEYKNMDKTVLLVVHNIDEVFDMVDDIILIEHGQIIYQSELKNLKLYFRSKLYFKTDIAKHSSYKDFKAHLLSSGLEIFSEDIENNTLEIGVLKQESDKINFLMALIIKYNLFLEEIVNIPMNFESIYNSLVYSEQVKELEFYFKKLTTVSRIKLFSLLAKSGYKLKRKIKNSSSEEYRTEKTALIEENKMLLETMRNKQINTEVTNKIIEILDIFFNRNEILSDIDKKELTNSVKILLKENFLTKYEEGIAKLAVEILLRNVKDETTSKMFAQILKNTNKNGSKITKKRNLKINRINIVLINENSEIAEQKNQLFW; this is encoded by the coding sequence ATGAGCGACAAAACATTACTATTACCAGCAGAGCAAAGTAGCGATGATATAATTCGATTTACTAATTATTTTAAAAAATTTAATTATAAAGAAAGAATTGGTCCACTAAATTTTGGTATTAAAAAAAATAAAGTAACAATTTTAATTGGACGAAGTGGTTCAGGAAAATCAGTTATTTTAAATTCAATTATGGGTTCTTATGCTCGTTATAAAGGCACAATTGATATTAATGGATATCGACGCAAGTCAATTTCTGGTTACAAGATTAATAGCGAAATTGGGTTTTATACTCAAATGGATTTTATTACTTACGATATTAAGCTGATCACGTATTTGAATCAGATTTCAAAAGTTATGGGTTTATCTAAAAAATATGCAGAAGAGCAAATTGACAAGTTGCTGGAACTGTTTCAATTGAAAGAGCATAGTGATAAGAAATTAAAAGATTTTTCATGAGGAATGAAAAATAGATTAAATCTAATTATCAGTTTATTAAAAGATCCTAATTTAATTATTTTAGATGAGCCTGGAGCAAATTTGGATTCAGTGTGAAGAAAAAAAATTAAAGAAATATTACTAGAATATAAAAATATGGATAAAACTGTTTTACTAGTTGTTCATAATATTGATGAAGTTTTTGATATGGTAGATGACATTATTTTAATTGAACACGGACAAATTATTTATCAATCAGAATTAAAAAATCTTAAGCTATATTTTAGAAGTAAACTGTATTTTAAAACAGATATTGCCAAGCATTCTAGTTATAAAGACTTTAAAGCTCATCTATTAAGTTCAGGTTTAGAAATTTTTAGTGAAGATATTGAAAATAATACTTTAGAGATTGGTGTTTTAAAGCAGGAAAGCGACAAAATAAACTTTTTGATGGCGTTAATAATTAAATACAATCTGTTTTTAGAAGAAATTGTTAATATCCCAATGAATTTTGAATCAATTTACAATTCTTTGGTATATTCTGAGCAAGTAAAAGAGTTAGAGTTTTACTTTAAAAAGTTAACAACAGTAAGTAGAATTAAACTTTTCTCTTTATTAGCTAAATCAGGGTATAAACTTAAGCGCAAAATAAAAAACTCTTCAAGTGAAGAATATCGTACTGAAAAAACAGCATTAATTGAAGAAAATAAAATGCTACTTGAAACAATGAGAAATAAGCAAATCAATACAGAAGTAACAAACAAAATTATTGAAATTCTTGATATATTTTTTAATCGAAACGAAATTCTGTCAGATATAGATAAAAAAGAATTGACAAATTCTGTAAAAATTTTGCTTAAAGAAAATTTTTTAACTAAGTATGAAGAGGGAATTGCTAAATTAGCAGTAGAAATTCTCTTAAGAAATGTTAAAGATGAAACTACCTCAAAAATGTTTGCTCAAATTTTAAAAAATACAAATAAAAATGGATCAAAAATTACAAAAAAAAGAAATCTTAAAATTAATCGAATTAACATTGTGCTAATTAATGAAAATTCAGAAATTGCCGAACAAAAAAATCAACTTTTTTGATAG